A single Anopheles arabiensis isolate DONGOLA chromosome X, AaraD3, whole genome shotgun sequence DNA region contains:
- the LOC120906170 gene encoding outer dynein arm-docking complex subunit 3: MSTPKPILNAENLALTNKRIGELKKKVMLAEGQKKAYTEEWNDKKKAQNDRMAELRKEVRDLTNKLSYLHNPTSAKAQKNVQEIKRRVPLPPGAKSVADALRIVDLKVIDLHKQTDVAEDRMRKRERHFKQLVEQYQALVGYRDAKCDGSNPPETIEEDANRKLITRLENEIHRTTVQWMEAEHIRKKYRGIKSSLMRDAEKFESSLLELEQAITEQQAEINKLEEVHKEAVQMRDSTKTILQRQEQTTHYSNKAREKQAQDFRRQVEERKLELERLERKIFSSGKTLIHQESILSGSGEHGRVGEGGDDGSSLHDKDGASEMEQKFKKLMQATGVSAAGEVVDRFLAQREASARLTYLRTVTENEKKQLEAQRELMKAQLDAFKFADVKDSDVNQEELEKIKNSIEEQKQRREECDKAIEYTRNVFDTIKDALIELLLKLREIEESLDTASPYGRRTPLKPAELKDITSGKLAVEELGNLLEERIKLGLIASGQLTADADSGLSEDEGETDRPVPAGVTVSPTGASTITPAPATPTALQQLSPGPGVAAAASAAPASAAGSSSALSTSSPAEDREKPPAYPPVYMNLIAGRTTTQISSTSPGQGTTVVLSDDEGDVPSRSYLKRQANMIIEAKSRRKGFRMPVPKRR; encoded by the exons ATGTCGACGCCGAAACCGATCCTGAATGCGGAAAATCTCGCCCTCACCAACAAGCGCATCGGCGAGCTGAAGAAGAAGGTGATGCTGGCCGAGGGCCAGAAGAAAGCGTACACCGAGGAGTGGAACGACAAGAAGAAGGCCCAGAACGACCGGATGGCCGAGCTGCGGAAGGAGGTGCGGGACCTCACGAACAAGCTGTCCTACCTGCACAACCCGACCAGCGCCAAGGCTCAGAAGAACGTGCAGGAGATCAAGCGGCGCGTACCGTTGCCACCCGGTGCCAAGTCGGTCGCGGACGCGCTCCGCATCGTCGACCTCAAGGTGATCGATCTGCACAAGCAGACGGACGTGGCCGAGGACCGGATGCGGAAGCGGGAGCGCCACTTCAAGCAGCTGGTCGAGCAGTACCAGGCGCTGGTCGGCTACCGGGACGCCAAGTGCGACGGCTCGAACCCGCCGGAAACGATCGAGGAGGACGCGAACCGGAAGCTGATCACGCGGCTGGAGAACGAGATCCACCGCACGACGGTGCAGTGGATGGAGGCGGAGCACATCCGGAAAAAGTACCGCGGCATCAAGTCGTCGCTGATGCGCGACGCGGAAAAGTTCGAAAGCTCACTGCTGGAGCTGGAGCAGGCGATCACAGAGCAGCAGGCAGAGATCAACAAGCTCGAGGAGGTGCACAAGGAGGCGGTCCAGATGCGGGACAGCACCAAGACGATACTGCAGCGGCAGGAGCAGACGACGCACTACTCGAACAAGGCGCGGGAAAAGCAGGCACAAGACTTCCGCCGCCAGGTGGAGGAGCGGAAGCTCGAGCTGGAGCGGCTGGAGCGGAAGATCTTCTCGTCGGGCAAGACGCTCATCCACCAGGAGAGCATCCTGTCCGGCTCGGGCGAGCACGGGCGGGTAGGCGAGGGCGGGGACGACGGGAGCAGCCTGCACGACAAGGACGGCGCATCCGAGATGGAGCAGAAGTTCAAGAAGCTGATGCAGGCGACCGGGGTCAGTGCGGCGGGCGAGGTGGTGGATCGGTTCCTGGCCCAGAGGGAAGCGTCCGCCCGCCTCACGTACCTGCGGACGGTGACGGAGAACGAGAAGAAGCAGCTGGAGGCGCAGCGCGAGCTGATGAAGGCCCAGCTGGACGCGTTCAAGTTTGCCGACGTGAAGGACAGTGATGT CAACCAGGAGGAGCTGGAAAAGATCAAGAACTCGATCGAGGAGCAGAAGCAGCGGCGGGAAGAATGCGACAAGGCGATCGAGTACACGCGCAACGTGTTCGACACGATCAAGGATGCGCtgatcgagctgctgctgaagctgcgCGAGATCGAGGAAAGCCTCGACACGGCCTCGCCGTACGGCCGCCGGACGCCGCTCAAGCCGGCCGAGCTGAAGGACATCACCTCCGGGAAGCTGGCGGTCGAGGAGCTGGGCAATCTGCTCGAGGAGCGCATCAAGCTCGGCCTGATCGCGAGCGGCCAGCTGACGGCAGACGCCGACAGCGGCCTGTCCGAGGACGAGGGTGAGACGGACCGACCAGTACCGGCCGGGGTTACTGTGTCGCCGACCGGTGCGTCGACCATCACTCCAGCGCCGGCCACGCCGACCGCGCTGCAGCAACTGTCGCCGGGTCCTGGCGTTGCAGCCGCTGCGTCGGCAGCGCCAGCATCGGCCGCCGGAAGTAGCAGCGCGCTGTCCACCTCGTCGCCGGCGGAGGATCGCGAAAAGCCACCGGCCTACCCGCCGGTGTACATGAACCTGATCGCGGgccgcaccaccacccagaTCTCGTCCACCTCACCCGGCCAGGGCACGACCGTGGTGCTGTCGGACGACGAGGGCGACGTGCCGTCCCGCAGCTATCTCAAGCGGCAGGCGAACATGATCATTGAGGCCAAGTCGCGGCGCAAAGGCTTCCGGATGCCGGTACCGAAGCGACGCTAA
- the LOC120906168 gene encoding uncharacterized protein LOC120906168, translating into MLGSPVEVRYDNGDSVVLIQADGGGPARSSTGGGATANQPNASRSPGEERLARNGESGGSVGGAGGSGGGGGGVGVGVGAGGSPGSGESRHIIIHDRPRAAGGGGSITILTPTNNLKISINKKRRYPGRPHEYQSAKRALTHNLRHKLGELDKLLKACDNDDDDDDEDDDDDEDEDEDDVMQEGDVHVCAPAANGTGKRSPAAANTSPVVPPSPSPPPAFSLLARKDAVRPLPSVKPCHPSTTAKKVEQACQIVSATSTSNGADSGDGSSDAREEESVEIDHLRPCEDVLVRISNNDQYYLGTVIEFEPKRSCLVRFEDQTTVRVELSRITRMAGNGMRKPHTASPSQPPCPRSVDQAVQVGREERHDKAEQQRLEHVEQVERTKREKQLEHVDQKPQEEFLEEYLEPEEPERPAANGKCSGERDQQEMFVDHVEEKEPEEECVSLTNEHAPSSLAAASQAPSAHPVPPFRSIVIPDEFSPLTSASQLPYSLHALHWDSEHRVNTERHYCYCGADGEWTREMIQCRRCEQWFHGRCVRSLQFPILLGDTFYLFICSICNHGHEFVRRFELGTVNLVHLALYNLIMRNGCRLYDLRLAIVPYIEDNLRALQLPASALKLTTSERIDLLQLTLRYNTDRFLNGREVSQPANLWTLRKALPPPMKATTIPLGAEETVTEHLLRMLPPCLQVPCFLSRTNHEKNFFMDAATRERMLGLNYAERPTSFADPRINFAELIAPTAILHASPDATDAKSTGTVASTAVAATGASQPLSTAGARVPDASLASNSSPTSGAVPFNATNGARLIGARKRKQRGIRFIAPVLLPMRDRLESLFPPRANFDGANNPFYRLEPPVPYGLGRIRGGRKGSVKRRTVDGHRQGPAMKRQLTSGEFLHKRAGAAPAAAASHLSRRASTGGQLQKIDENSVLSELSVQNVQRHNSAHSTTGPSSGSAVSGRRPRSSHTYSTSSTSSEQVGAVGGGSGSVASDTSATEDHKPMASGRRSSGRLVALASKNYSDTKRHKRRRNSDTAILAGELNGSNGTAEEQNPGRTGAAGGGGSGGYYSSTSNSSCMVSGVYWDPTAVREPVQTRNRTSRPMFAVVGKRVLPNGKQELLWEEQ; encoded by the exons atgcTTGGCTCCCCGGTCGAAGTGCGGTACGACAATGGTGATTCGGTGGTGCTAATCCAGGCGGACGGTGGTGGTCCGGCCCGCAGTTCGACCGGCGGCGGTGCGACGGCCAACCAGCCGAATGCGTCCCGAAGCCCCGGCGAGGAACGTCTAGCCCGGAACGGCGAGAGCGGTGGTAGtgtcggtggtgctggtggtagtggcggcggcggcggaggcgttggagttggagttggagCAGGTGGTAGCCCCGGATCGGGTGAGTCGCGGCACATCATCATCCACGATCGGCCCCGAGCggccggtggcggtggttccATCACCATCCTGACGCCGACGAACAACCTGAAGATCAGCATCAACAAGAAGCGTCGCTACCCTGGCCGGCCGCACGAGTACCAGAGCGCCAAGCGGGCGCTCACGCACAACCTGCGGCACAAGCTCGGCGAGCTGGACAAGCTGCTGAAAGCGtgcgacaacgacgacgacgacgacgacgaggacgacgacgacgacgaggacgaggacgaggacgacgtgATGCAGGAAGGTGATGTGCACGTCTGTGCGCCAGCAGCAAACGGGACGGGTAAGAGGTCACCCGCAGCAGCCAATACTTCTCCTGTCGTCCCTCCTTCTCCTTCGCCTCCTCCTGCGTTTTCGCTTCTGGCGAGGAAAGATGCGGTCCGGCCGCTGCCGTCGGTAAAGCCCTGCCATCCCTCCACGACGGCGAAGAAGGTGGAACAGGCGTGCCAGATCGTCTCCGCCACCAGCACAAGCAACGGTGCGGATAGCGGCGACGGCAGCAGTGATGCGCGGGAAGAGGAATCGGTGGAGATTGACCACCTGAGACCGTGCGAGGACGTGCTGGTGCGGATCTCGAACAACGATCAGTATTACCTCGGCACCGTCATCGAGTTCGAGCCGAAGCGCAGCTGTCTGGTGCGGTTCGAGGACCAAACCACGGTGCGGGTCGAGCTGTCGCGCATTACGCGCATGGCCGGCAACGGGATGCGGAAGCCGCACACGGCTAGCCCCAGCCAACCGCCCTGCCCGCGCTCGGTGGATCAGGCGGTACAGGTGGGCCGGGAGGAAAGGCACGACAAGGCGGAGCAGCAGCGGCTGGAGCACGTGGAGCAGGTAGAGCGGACGAAACGGGAGAAGCAGTTAGAGCATGTGGACCAGAAGCCACAGGAGGAGTTTTTGGAGGAATACTTAGAGCCGGAGGAGCCGGAGCGACCAGCAGCGAATGGGAAATGCTCGGGCGAACGGGACCAACAGGAGATGTTCGTGGATcacgtggaggagaaggagccGGAAGAAGAGTGTGTTTCGCTTACGAACGAACACGCACCCAGCAGcctagcagcagcatcccaagcgccatCAGCGCATCCGGTGCCTCCATTTCGTTCGATCGTCATTCCAGATGAGTTTTCGCCGCTAACCAGCGCCAGCCAGCTGCCGTACAGCCTGCACGCCCTCCACTGGGACAGCGAGCATCGGGTGAACACGGAACGGCACTACTGCTACTGCGGTGCGGACGGCGAGTGGACGCGCGAAATGATCCAGTGCCGGCGCTGCGAACAGTGGTTCCACGGGCGGTGCGTGCGCAGCCTGCAGTTTCCCATCCTGCTGGGCGACACGTTCTACCTGTTCATCTGCTCGATCTGCAACCACGGGCACGAATTCGTCCGGCGGTTCGAGCTGGGCACGGTGAACCTCGTGCACCTCGCGCTGTACAATCTGATCATGCGGAACGGCTGCCGGCTGTACGATCTGCGGCTCGCCATCGTGCCGTACATCGAAGACAATCTGCGCGCGCTACAGCTGCCGGCATCG GCCCTGAAGCTAACCACGAGCGAGCGGATcgatctgctgcagctgaCGCTCCGGTACAACACGGACCGGTTCCTGAACGGGCGGGAAGTGTCCCAGCCGGCCAACCTGTGGACGCTGCGGAAAGCGCTGCCCCCGCCGATGAAGGCCACGACCATACCGCTCGGCGCAGAGGAGACCGTCACCGAGCACCTGCTGCGAATGCTGCCCCCGTGCTTGCAAGTGCCTTGCTTTCTGTCCCGCAC CAACCACGAGAAGAACTTCTTCATGGATGCGGCAACCAGGGAGCGGATGCTGGGTTTAAACTACGCCGAGCGGCCGACATCGTTCGCGGATCCGCGTATCAACTTTGCCGAACTGATCGCGCCCACGGCGATTCTCCACGCGAGTCCCGACGCCACGGACGCCAAGTCCACCGGCACCGTCGCCAGCACCGCAGTCGCTGCTACTGGCGCGTCACAGCCCCTGTCAACCGCCGGTGCGAGGGTACCGGACGCATCGCTTGCCTCAAACTCATCCCCAACATCCGGTGCGGTGCCGTTCAATGCCACCAACGGTGCACGGTTGATCGGTGCCCGGAAGCGCAAACAGCGGGGCATTCGGTTCATCGCTCCCGTGCTGTTGCCGATGCGCGACCGACTCGAGTCGCTGTTTCCGCCGCGGGCCAACTTCGACGGTGCGAACAATCCTTTCTACCGGCTGGAACCGCCGGTACCGTACGGGCTGGGAAGGATCCGAGGCGGGCGAAAAGGTTCCGTGAAGCGCCGCACCGTCGACGGGCACCGGCAAGGGCCGGCCATGAAGCGGCAGCTGACGTCGGGTGAATTCTTG CACAAGCGGGCGGGCGCAGcgccggcagcagcggcttcCCACTTGTCGCGCCGAGCTTCCACCGGCGGCCAGCTGCAGAAAATCGACGAAAACTCCGTGCTGAGCGAGCTGTCGGTGCAGAACGTGCAGCGACATAACAGCGCGCACAGCACGACCGGGCCCAGCAGCGGCAGTGCCGTCTCCGGGCGCCGTCCGCGCAGCTCCCACACGTATTCCACTTCCTCGACCAGCAGCGAGCAGGTTGGAGCCGTCggcggtggcagtggcagcgTGGCATCCGACACCTCCGCCACGGAGGACCACAAACCGATGGCGAGCGGGCGCCGTTCGTCCGGGCGGCTGGTGGCGCTGGCCAGCAAAAACTACAGCGACACGAAGCGCCACAAGCGGCGCCGCAACTCGGACACCGCCATCTTGGCCGGCGAGCTGAACGGCTCGAACGGAACTGCGGAAGAGCAGAACCCAGGCCGGACGGGGGCGGCGGGTGGTGGCGGTAGTGGTGGCTACTACTCTAGCACCAGTAACAGCTCCTGCATGGTCAGTGGCGTTTACTGGGATCCGACGGCCGTCCGGGAACCGGTGCAAACACGCAACAGAACGTCCCGCCCCATGTTTGCCGTGGTCGGCAAGCGCGTACTTCCCAATGGAAAACAGGAGCTGCTCTGGGAAGAGCAGTGA
- the LOC120905824 gene encoding dihydropyrimidine dehydrogenase [NADP(+)] isoform X2, producing MGLRQIVPPGVAPLKHPNKRIALLGGGPASLSCATFLGRLGYRDVTVYERRSYLGGLSSAEIPQYRLPVEVVNFEVDLVKDLGVRFELNRALSAQDLTVRGLLDGGVDAVFLGIGLPQPKVDRVFEGLTEEHGFYTSKSFLPQVADGSKPGLCGCKQSAKLPTLHGNVIVLGAGDTAFDCATSALRCGARKVFVVFRKGNNNIRAVPEEVELAREERCEFIPFMAPREVVVRAGRIAAMEFYRTEQDETGNWVEDQDQITRLKANYIISAFGSGLYDADIISALDGLKMNRWGLPEVDPKTQQTSLPAVFCGGDLAGAAETTVESVNDGKTAAWYMHCYLQGIPLDAKPELPLFYTEIDKVDLSVEVCGVRFENPFGLASAPPTTSTAMIRRAFEQGWGFAVTKTFALDKDMVTNVSPRIVRGVTAGQHYGPQQGAFLNIELISEKCCDYWLTGIRELKRDFPSRVLIASIMCTYSEPDWVELASRAEAAGADMLELNLSCPHGMGESGMGLACGQDPELVYNISRWVRGAVRIPFFVKLTPNITDIVSIAQAAKRGQADGVSAINTVQGLMSLRADGSPWPAVGADRRTTYGGVSGNATRPQAMRAISLIANKLPGFPICGIGGIDSAEVALQFIQCGAPILQICSSVQNQDFTVIEDYILGLKALLYLRANPPPEALPWDGQSPPAAKLQKGKPVAPLRAEDGKPLLHFGEYKKQREEKLAQLRLQHGPLWDPCAAEPGTNGHAPVRTESATPATVPRVKDVLGGALPRIGDYKKLDNTKQVVALIDDDLCINCGKCYMTCADSGYQAIEFDPVTHLPHVNDDCTGCNLCLSVCPIIDCISMVPKKIPHVIKRGRPNGSVAVHALSPSQ from the exons ATGGGGCTGCGGCAAATTGTGCCGCCGGGCGTGGCACCGCTAAAGCATCCGAACAAGCGCATTGCCCTGCTGGGCGGCGGGCCGGCCTCGCTGTCCTGTGCTACCTTCCTGGGGCGACTCGGCTACCGGGACGTGACGGTGTACGAGCGGCGCTCGTATCTCGGCGGCCTGAGCTCGGCCGAAATCCCGCAGTACCGGCTGCCGGTCGAGGTGGTGAACTTCGAGGTGGACCTGGTGAAGGATCTGGGCGTCCGGTTCGAGCTGAACCGGGCCCTGTCGGCGCAGGATCTGACCGTGCGCGGGCTGCTGGACGGGGGCGTGGATGCGGTGTTTCTGGGCATTGGGCTGCCGCAGCCGAAGGTGGACCGCGTGTTCGAGGGGCTGACGGAGGAGCACGGGTTCTACACGTCCAAGAGCTTCCTGCCGCAGGTCGCCGACGGTAGCAAGCCGGGCCTGTGCGGGTGCAAGCAGTCGGCCAAGCTGCCCACGCTCCATGGCAACGTGATCGTGCTCGGCGCAGGGGACACTGCGTTCGACTGTGCGACATCAGCGCTGCGCTGCGGTGCCCGCAAGGTGTTCGTCGTGTTCCGGAagggcaacaacaacatacgcGCCGTGCCGGAGGAGGTCGAGCTGGCGCGGGAGGAGCGCTGCGAGTTCATACCGTTCATGGCGCCGCGGGAGGTGGTTGTGCGGGCGGGACGCATTGCCGCGATGGAATTCTACCGGACCGAGCAGGACGAGACGGGAAACTGGGTGGAGGACCAGGATCAGATCACGCGCCTGAAGGCGAACTACATCATTTCCGCGTTCGGGTCCGGGCTGTACGATGCTGACA tcATTAGCGCACTGGACGGGTTAAAGATGAACCGCTGGGGACTGCCGGAGGTAGACCCGAAAACCCAACAGACCTCCCTGCCCGCCGTCTTCTGCGGGGGCGATCTGGCGGGCGCAGCCGAAACGACGGTCGAATCAGTGAACGACGGCAAGACGGCGGCCTGGTACATGCACTGCTATCTGCAGGGCATTCCGCTCGACGCCAAGCCCGAGCTGCCCCTGTTCTACACCGAGATCGACAAGGTCGACCTGTCGGTGGAGGTGTGCGGCGTGCGATTCGAGAATCCGTTCGGGCTCGCGTCGGCCCCTCCGACCACCAGCACCGCCATGATACGGCGCGCGTTCGAGCAGGGCTGGGGCTTTGCCGTGACGAAGACGTTCGCGCTGGACAAGGACATGGTGACGAACGTGAGCCCGCGCATCGTGCGGGGCGTGACGGCCGGCCAGCACTACGGTCCGCAGCAGGGCGCCTTCCTCAACATCGAGCTCATCTCGGAGAAGTGCTGCGACTACTGGTTGACGGGCATCCGGGAGCTGAAGCGTGACTTCCCCAGCCGCGTGCTGATCGCGAGCATCATGTGCACGTACAGCGAGCCGGACTGGGTCGAGCTGGCGTCAAGGGCGGAAGCGGCCGGAGCCGACATGCTCGAGCTCAACCTGTCCTGCCCGCACGGGATGGGCGAGTCGGGCATGGGGCTGGCCTGCGGTCAAGACCCCGAGCTGGTGTACAATATTTCGCGCTGGGTGCGCGGTGCTGTGCGCATACCGTTCTTCGTGAAGCTCACGCCCAACATTACCGACATCGTGTCGATCGCGCAGGCGGCCAAGCGCGGTCAGGCGGACGGCGTGTCGGCAATCAACACGGTGCAGGGGCTGATGTCGCTCCGGGCGGACGGCAGCCCGTGGCCGGCCGTCGGTGCCGACCGGCGCACCACGTACGGTGGTGTGTCGGGAAACGCCACCAGACCGCAGGCCATGCGGGCCATCTCGCTGATCGCGAACAAGCTGCCCGGCTTCCCGATCTGCGGCATCGGCGGCATCGACTCGGCCGAGGTCGCGCTGCAGTTCATCCAGTGCGGTGCGCCGATCCTGCAGATCTGCTCCTCCGTGCAGAACCAGGACTTTACCGTCATCGAGGATTACATACTGGGACTGAAGGCGCTGCTCTATCTGCGCGCGAACCCGCCGCCGGAAGCACTGCCCTGGGATGGACAGTCGCCGCCAGCGGCCAAGCTGCAGAAGGGCAAGCCGGTCGCTCCGTTGCGGGCCGAGGACGGCAAGCCGCTGCTGCACTTCGGCGAGTACAAGAAGCAGCGGGAGGAGAAGCTGGCCCAGCTGCGCCTCCAGCACGGTCCACTGTGGGATCCGTGTGCGGCCGAGCCCGGCACGAATGGACACGCGCCGGTCAGGACCGAGTCGGCCACGCCGGCTACTGTCCCGCGCGTGAAGGATGTGCTGGGGGGGGCACTGCCCCGCATCGGCGATTACAAAAAGCTGGACAACACCAAGCAGGTTGTCGCACTGATCGACGAT GATCTGTGCATCAACTGTGGCAAGTGCTACATGACCTGTGCCGACTCTGGCTACCAGGCGATCGAGTTCGATCCGGTAACGCATTTGCCGCACGTCAACGACGACTGTACCGGGTGCAACCTGTGCCTCTCCGTCTGTCCCATCATCGATTGTATCAG CATGGTGCCGAAAAAGATTCCACACGTCATCAAGCGTGGTCGTCCGAACGGGAGTGTCGCAGTGCACGCGCTCAGCCCATCGCAGTAG
- the LOC120905824 gene encoding dihydropyrimidine dehydrogenase [NADP(+)] isoform X1 translates to MSCASVLTSKDLPDIESLLALNPRVKQSCSLVPTTVTKKVKKHWKRNEDRSCTSCTPLTNDFSDIKHTTLSERAALKEAARCLKCADAPCQKSCPTQLDIKSFITSIANRNYYGAAKAIFSDNPLGLTCGMVCPTSDLCVGGCNLAAVEEGPINIGGLQQFATEVFKRMGLRQIVPPGVAPLKHPNKRIALLGGGPASLSCATFLGRLGYRDVTVYERRSYLGGLSSAEIPQYRLPVEVVNFEVDLVKDLGVRFELNRALSAQDLTVRGLLDGGVDAVFLGIGLPQPKVDRVFEGLTEEHGFYTSKSFLPQVADGSKPGLCGCKQSAKLPTLHGNVIVLGAGDTAFDCATSALRCGARKVFVVFRKGNNNIRAVPEEVELAREERCEFIPFMAPREVVVRAGRIAAMEFYRTEQDETGNWVEDQDQITRLKANYIISAFGSGLYDADIISALDGLKMNRWGLPEVDPKTQQTSLPAVFCGGDLAGAAETTVESVNDGKTAAWYMHCYLQGIPLDAKPELPLFYTEIDKVDLSVEVCGVRFENPFGLASAPPTTSTAMIRRAFEQGWGFAVTKTFALDKDMVTNVSPRIVRGVTAGQHYGPQQGAFLNIELISEKCCDYWLTGIRELKRDFPSRVLIASIMCTYSEPDWVELASRAEAAGADMLELNLSCPHGMGESGMGLACGQDPELVYNISRWVRGAVRIPFFVKLTPNITDIVSIAQAAKRGQADGVSAINTVQGLMSLRADGSPWPAVGADRRTTYGGVSGNATRPQAMRAISLIANKLPGFPICGIGGIDSAEVALQFIQCGAPILQICSSVQNQDFTVIEDYILGLKALLYLRANPPPEALPWDGQSPPAAKLQKGKPVAPLRAEDGKPLLHFGEYKKQREEKLAQLRLQHGPLWDPCAAEPGTNGHAPVRTESATPATVPRVKDVLGGALPRIGDYKKLDNTKQVVALIDDDLCINCGKCYMTCADSGYQAIEFDPVTHLPHVNDDCTGCNLCLSVCPIIDCISMVPKKIPHVIKRGRPNGSVAVHALSPSQ, encoded by the exons ATGAGTTGTGCTAGTGTTTTGACCAGCAAAGACCTGCCGGACATTGAG agCCTGCTTGCTCTCAATCCGCGCGTGAAGCAGTCCTGCTCGCTGGTACCGACGACCGTGACGAAGAAGGTGAAGAAACACTGGAAGCGCAATGAAGACCGCTCCTGCACGTCCTGCACCCCGCTTACGAACGACTTTTCCGACATCAAGCATACGACACTGTCCGAACGGGCAGCGCTGAAGGAGGCGGCCCGCTGCCTCAAGTGTGCCGATGCACCGTGTCAGAAGTCCTGCCCGACGCAGCTGGACATCAAGAGCTTCATCACGAGCATCGCGAACCGGAACTACTACGGTGCGGCCAAGGCCATCTTCTCGGACAATCCGCTCGGGCTGACGTGCGGCATGGTCTGTCCGACCAGCGATCTGTGTGTGGGCGGCTGCAATCTAGCCGCAGTCGAAGAGGGCCCCATTAACATCGGCGGTCTGCAGCAGTTCGCGACGGAGGTGTTCAAGCGGATGGGGCTGCGGCAAATTGTGCCGCCGGGCGTGGCACCGCTAAAGCATCCGAACAAGCGCATTGCCCTGCTGGGCGGCGGGCCGGCCTCGCTGTCCTGTGCTACCTTCCTGGGGCGACTCGGCTACCGGGACGTGACGGTGTACGAGCGGCGCTCGTATCTCGGCGGCCTGAGCTCGGCCGAAATCCCGCAGTACCGGCTGCCGGTCGAGGTGGTGAACTTCGAGGTGGACCTGGTGAAGGATCTGGGCGTCCGGTTCGAGCTGAACCGGGCCCTGTCGGCGCAGGATCTGACCGTGCGCGGGCTGCTGGACGGGGGCGTGGATGCGGTGTTTCTGGGCATTGGGCTGCCGCAGCCGAAGGTGGACCGCGTGTTCGAGGGGCTGACGGAGGAGCACGGGTTCTACACGTCCAAGAGCTTCCTGCCGCAGGTCGCCGACGGTAGCAAGCCGGGCCTGTGCGGGTGCAAGCAGTCGGCCAAGCTGCCCACGCTCCATGGCAACGTGATCGTGCTCGGCGCAGGGGACACTGCGTTCGACTGTGCGACATCAGCGCTGCGCTGCGGTGCCCGCAAGGTGTTCGTCGTGTTCCGGAagggcaacaacaacatacgcGCCGTGCCGGAGGAGGTCGAGCTGGCGCGGGAGGAGCGCTGCGAGTTCATACCGTTCATGGCGCCGCGGGAGGTGGTTGTGCGGGCGGGACGCATTGCCGCGATGGAATTCTACCGGACCGAGCAGGACGAGACGGGAAACTGGGTGGAGGACCAGGATCAGATCACGCGCCTGAAGGCGAACTACATCATTTCCGCGTTCGGGTCCGGGCTGTACGATGCTGACA tcATTAGCGCACTGGACGGGTTAAAGATGAACCGCTGGGGACTGCCGGAGGTAGACCCGAAAACCCAACAGACCTCCCTGCCCGCCGTCTTCTGCGGGGGCGATCTGGCGGGCGCAGCCGAAACGACGGTCGAATCAGTGAACGACGGCAAGACGGCGGCCTGGTACATGCACTGCTATCTGCAGGGCATTCCGCTCGACGCCAAGCCCGAGCTGCCCCTGTTCTACACCGAGATCGACAAGGTCGACCTGTCGGTGGAGGTGTGCGGCGTGCGATTCGAGAATCCGTTCGGGCTCGCGTCGGCCCCTCCGACCACCAGCACCGCCATGATACGGCGCGCGTTCGAGCAGGGCTGGGGCTTTGCCGTGACGAAGACGTTCGCGCTGGACAAGGACATGGTGACGAACGTGAGCCCGCGCATCGTGCGGGGCGTGACGGCCGGCCAGCACTACGGTCCGCAGCAGGGCGCCTTCCTCAACATCGAGCTCATCTCGGAGAAGTGCTGCGACTACTGGTTGACGGGCATCCGGGAGCTGAAGCGTGACTTCCCCAGCCGCGTGCTGATCGCGAGCATCATGTGCACGTACAGCGAGCCGGACTGGGTCGAGCTGGCGTCAAGGGCGGAAGCGGCCGGAGCCGACATGCTCGAGCTCAACCTGTCCTGCCCGCACGGGATGGGCGAGTCGGGCATGGGGCTGGCCTGCGGTCAAGACCCCGAGCTGGTGTACAATATTTCGCGCTGGGTGCGCGGTGCTGTGCGCATACCGTTCTTCGTGAAGCTCACGCCCAACATTACCGACATCGTGTCGATCGCGCAGGCGGCCAAGCGCGGTCAGGCGGACGGCGTGTCGGCAATCAACACGGTGCAGGGGCTGATGTCGCTCCGGGCGGACGGCAGCCCGTGGCCGGCCGTCGGTGCCGACCGGCGCACCACGTACGGTGGTGTGTCGGGAAACGCCACCAGACCGCAGGCCATGCGGGCCATCTCGCTGATCGCGAACAAGCTGCCCGGCTTCCCGATCTGCGGCATCGGCGGCATCGACTCGGCCGAGGTCGCGCTGCAGTTCATCCAGTGCGGTGCGCCGATCCTGCAGATCTGCTCCTCCGTGCAGAACCAGGACTTTACCGTCATCGAGGATTACATACTGGGACTGAAGGCGCTGCTCTATCTGCGCGCGAACCCGCCGCCGGAAGCACTGCCCTGGGATGGACAGTCGCCGCCAGCGGCCAAGCTGCAGAAGGGCAAGCCGGTCGCTCCGTTGCGGGCCGAGGACGGCAAGCCGCTGCTGCACTTCGGCGAGTACAAGAAGCAGCGGGAGGAGAAGCTGGCCCAGCTGCGCCTCCAGCACGGTCCACTGTGGGATCCGTGTGCGGCCGAGCCCGGCACGAATGGACACGCGCCGGTCAGGACCGAGTCGGCCACGCCGGCTACTGTCCCGCGCGTGAAGGATGTGCTGGGGGGGGCACTGCCCCGCATCGGCGATTACAAAAAGCTGGACAACACCAAGCAGGTTGTCGCACTGATCGACGAT GATCTGTGCATCAACTGTGGCAAGTGCTACATGACCTGTGCCGACTCTGGCTACCAGGCGATCGAGTTCGATCCGGTAACGCATTTGCCGCACGTCAACGACGACTGTACCGGGTGCAACCTGTGCCTCTCCGTCTGTCCCATCATCGATTGTATCAG CATGGTGCCGAAAAAGATTCCACACGTCATCAAGCGTGGTCGTCCGAACGGGAGTGTCGCAGTGCACGCGCTCAGCCCATCGCAGTAG